The Lactuca sativa cultivar Salinas chromosome 2, Lsat_Salinas_v11, whole genome shotgun sequence genome includes a window with the following:
- the LOC111883473 gene encoding AP2-like ethylene-responsive transcription factor AIL6, with translation MAPDNNWLSFSLSPMEMFTSSTSQPQQYYFNDNFYANGWTNGGGKTSPMYTGDNGNSHGDVKDGGGDSPLFRSFMESHINQQQAPKLEDFLGGDTTLTPTTTTTTTTAANTHSMQSFRYTDVSQTETQDSSSLTHMYDGSSSVYFSDQQDLNGLACTTTGFQTFSTNSGSEVDDSGTHLTEFAGQSMESAGGNELAYVQCPMNALSLGITTQHVAQGSSDQKQAIVAVDSGDQNNVSKKIGDTFGQRTSIYRGVTRHRWTGRYEAHLWDNSCRREGQARKGRQVYLGGYDKEDKAARAYDLAALKYWGPTATTNFPVAKYAQELEDMKHATKQEFIASLRRKSSGFSRGASIYRGVTRHHQQGRWQARIGRVAGNKDLYLGTFATEEEAAEAYDIAAIKFRGMNAVTNFEMNRYDVEAISSSSLPVGGAAKRLKVTSEAEQKPSLINNHHQLPPYGGGNNGNSINFSGAPPVYALPYDPNSITPMYHHQSLFHHLHSGNGGAPETSGPMALLPPSAEFFIWPNQSY, from the exons ATGGCTCCCGATAATAACTGGCTCTCGTTTTCACTCTCTCCAATGGAGATGTTCACTTCTTCTACCTCTCAGCCTCAGCAGTATTACTTCAACGATAATTTCTATGCAAATG GTTGGACTAACGGCGGTGGAAAGACTTCACCGATGTACACCGGCGACAACGGCAATAGTCACGGGGATGTCAAAGACGGTGGCGGCGATTCACCGCTTTTCCGAAGCTTCATGGAGTCCCATATCAACCAGCAACAAGCTCCAAAGCTCGAAGACTTCCTAGGCGGCGACACCACCCttacacccaccaccaccaccaccaccaccaccgccgccaacACCCACTCTATGCAGTCTTTTCGTTACACCGACGTATCTCAGACGGAAACACAAGACTCGTCATCGTTAACCCATATGTACGACGGAAGCAGCTCCGTCTACTTCTCCGACCAACAAGATCTAAACGGTCTCGCGTGCACCACCACCGGGTTCCAGACATTCTCGACGAACTCGGGGTCGGAAGTGGACGACTCAGGCACCCATCTGACCGAGTTTGCCGGGCAGTCGATGGAATCCGCCGGCGGCAACGAGTTAGCTTATGTACAGTGTCCGATGAATGCTTTGTCGCTAGGTATCACCACCCAACATGTCGCCCAGGGTTCCTCCGATCAGAAGCAGGCAATCGTAGCGGTTGATTCAGGTGATCAGAATAATGTTAGTAAGAAGATCGGTGATACTTTTGGACAAAGAACTTCGATCTACAGAGGTGTTACTAG ACATAGGTGGACTGGTAGATACGAAGCGCATCTTTGGGATAATAGCTGTAGAAGAGAGGGTCAAGCAAGGAAAGGACGACAAG TGTACTTAG GTGGTTATGACAAAGAAGACAAAGCAGCAAGAGCTTACGATTTGGCTGCTCTCAAGTACTGGGGTCCCACCGCTACTACAAACTTTCCC GTTGCAAAATACGCACAAGAATTGGAAGACATGAAACATGCGACTAAACAAGAGTTCATCGCTTCCCTAAGAAG GAAAAGTAGTGGATTCTCAAGGGGAGCATCGATCtatagaggggttacaaggcatcACCAACAAGGTCGTTGGCAAGCAAGAATAGGGCGTGTTGCTGGAAACAAAGATCTTTATCTAGGAACTTTTG CTACTGAGGAAGAAGCAGCTGAGGCATATGACATAGCAGCGATCAAATTCAGAGGAATGAATGCAGTGACGAACTTTGAGATGAATAGGTATGACGTGGAAGCAATTTCCAGTAGCTCTCTTCCAGTTGGTGGAGCTGCAAAGCGTCTGAAAGTGACTTCCGAGGCGGAGCAGAAACCTTCTCTGATCAACAACCACCACCAACTGCCGCCTTACGGTGGCGGCAACAATGGAAACAGTATCAACTTTTCCGGTGCACCACCTGTTTATGCTTTGCCATATGATCCAAACTCGATTACACCAATGTACCATCATCAAAGTTTGTTCCACCATCTTCACTCTGGGAATGGTGGTGCTCCTGAAACTTCAGGTCCGATGGCATTGCTGCCACCTTCAGCTGAGTTCTTCATATGGCCTAACCAGTCGTATTAA
- the LOC111883460 gene encoding receptor-like cytosolic serine/threonine-protein kinase RBK1: MNDESPKNEKVIEIEDGDDHEDQSSPRGVLEIPVSGSDSDNQSSVSRSLSSRGSSFNDKSPEGEVDCGGEEEAGGGAGVGNPSSTAWRNLVDNLKWKSIKRLSTFPLVAGYELSRKSLMKRLAKNHNIEEAIDGGNWAVPKPSWRNFTLEELAAATDNFSSDNLVGRGGHADVYKGRLPDGELVAVKRITKKEKKDEDRVGDFLSELGIIAHINHPNAARLIGFSSDTDLHLVLQFAPHGSLATLLHNGEERLEWGLRFNIAIGIAEGLQYLHCECHRRIIHRDITASNILLMEDYQPQISDFGLAKWLPEKWVHHIVSPIEGTFGYMAPEYFMHGIVHEKIDVFSFGVLLLELITGRRAVDSSRQSLVIWAKPLLEQSKMKELLDPRLEDDYEMIELKRVMSAASACIHHLPNMRPNMKRVVEILKGESKTAEVKQKTAGGRAVLLDACDVDNYNSTTYLKDLNRHMELVMDE, translated from the exons ATGAACG ACGAATCCCCCAAAAATGAAAAGGTTATAGAGATCGAAGATGGTGATGATCACGAGGACCAATCGTCTCCGAGAGGCGTGTTGGAAATTCCTGTATCTGGTTCGGATTCCGATAATCAGAGCAGCGTAAGCCGGAGCCTCAGCAGCCGCGGTTCGTCTTTCAATGATAAATCTCCGGAGGGAGAAGTTGATTGCGGTGGAGAGGAGGAGGCTGGCGGCGGAGCGGGGGTCGGCAATCCTTCGTCGACGGCGTGgaggaatttggttgataatttgAAGTGGAAGTCGATTAAGAGGCTTTCGACGTTTCCGTTGGTGGCTGGATATGAGCTTTCGAGGAAGAGTTTGATGAAGAGATTAGCGAAGAATCATAACATCGAGGAGGCGATTGATGGCGGGAATTGGGCAGTTCCGAAACCGTCGTGGCGGAATTTTACGCTGGAAGAACTTGCAGCCGCCACCGATAACTTCAGCTCCG ATAATTTGGTGGGACGAGGGGGGCATGCTGACGTGTACAAAGGACGGTTACCGGACGGCGAACTAGTGGCGGTGAAAAGAATAACGAAAAAAGAGAAAAAAGACGAAGACAGAGTCGGCGACTTCTTATCGGAGCTCGGAATCATCGCTCACATCAACCACCCAAACGCCGCTAGATTGATCGGATTCAGCTCTGACACTGATCTGCACCTTGTCCTCCAATTCGCACCTCATGGCAGCCTTGCAACTTTACTACACA ATGGTGAAGAGAGATTAGAATGGGGGTTAAGGTTTAACATCGCGATCGGAATCGCGGAAGGTTTGCAGTATCTCCATTGCGAATGTCACAGACGCATAATTCATCGAGATATCACAGCTTCAAATATTTTGTTAATGGAAGACTATCAACCACag ATCTCTGATTTCGGTTTAGCAAAATGGCTCCCGGAGAAATGGGTACACCATATTGTTTCCCCAATTGAAGGAACCTTCGGATACATGGCGCCTGAGTATTTCATGCATGGAATTGTTCATGAGAAGATTGATGTGTTCTCTTTCGGTGTTCTTTTGCTTGAGCTTATCACCGGTCGTCGTGCAGTTGATTCATCTCGACAAAGTCTCGTAATCTGG GCAAAACCACTTCTGGAGCAAAGCAAGATGAAAGAGCTTCTGGATCCACGTTTAGAAGACGATTATGAAATGATCGAACTGAAACGAGTGATGTCAGCAGCGTCAGCATGCATTCATCATCTTCCAAACATGCGTCCAAACATGAAACGG GTTGTGGAGATACTTAAGGGTGAAAGCAAGACAGCTGAAGTTAAACAGAAAACAGCAGGAGGAAGGGCAGTGCTTTTAGACGCTTGTGATGTGGATAATTACAATTCTACCACGTATCTGAAAGATCTTAATCGACACATGGAGCTTGTAATGGATGAGTGA